Proteins from one Camelina sativa cultivar DH55 chromosome 8, Cs, whole genome shotgun sequence genomic window:
- the LOC104708664 gene encoding phosphatidylinositol-3-phosphatase myotubularin-2-like has product MTALRPLPGRSRSLRCSSEKMEGYGSWDMLDWTKLDSASFSSSYSNLDCLLESERILFEACGVILINTNEAGTLLLSNFRIMFLSEGTRKLVPLGTIPFLAIEKFNKLALKVQSNKYHNDENAPNRLLQVTGKDMRIVVYGFRPGTKQRRAVVDALLRSNKPERVWDLYAFTCGPSKFGNANPKEILLNEYFRLLGKSSQQASMNMIDDGSFTLSNELWRITNLNSNYDLCQSYPFALMVPKSISDEDLIQASTFRARCRLPVISWCHPGSGAVIARSSQPLVGLMMNIRSSCDEKLVASFCTQLAGHKGARRKLYIVDARPKKNALANGAMGGGSESSSNYFKSEIVFLGIDNIHTMRESFSRLRDYLDMHGTTSSDGTSSFLRHGASTWGGGNLSSMSASVSLLGDSNWLSHIQSILAGVAWIAARVAMESASVLVHCSDGWDRTTQLTSLACLLLDPYYRTFSGFQALVEKDWLAFGHPFSDRVGMPNVSESGNFELPIQSSSARSFPSSPVQQLSGSAIAQSSSSSYGPNNYSPIFLQWLDCVSQLMRMYPSAFEFSPTFLVDFMDCLLSCRFGNFLCNSEKERQQCGISETCGCLWAYLADLRSSSATSHVHCNPLYDPSRYDGPLLPPAAALAPTLWPQFHLRWACPVEPNATETEDQCRAMAVKYSEMKKEKEEAERKVDELSSAVESLSEELVTERDISRIARESAKRATKECAVISRALQSLGCKVKFTKNGDCTVEVEDGAQKCSHSISQKPSEDNTTDVSESISSVTEQNVCEALCPLRTREGMCRRPDAGCAQIGSQFLGLKTNFEAFEKLSIQEGYFAAE; this is encoded by the exons ATGACGGCGCTGAGACCTCTCCCCGGGCGATCACGATCGCTGCGATGTTCATCGGAGAAGATGGAAGGTTACGGAAGCTGGGACATGCTCGATTGGACTAAACTCGAT TCAGCTTCTTTTTCTAGCTCGTATTCGAACTTGGATTGCTTGCTGGAATCTGAGAGGATTCTCTTCGAG GCTTGTGGAGTTATTCTCATCAACACCAATGAGGCAGGGACCCTCTTGTTGTCAAATTTTCGTATTATGTTTTTG AGTGAAGGAACCAGAAAGCTTGTTCCACTTGGTACAATCCCATTTTTAGCTATCGAGAAGTTTAACAAACTG GCGCTGAAAGTTCAATCAAACAAATATCACAACGATGAGAATGCACCAAATCGACTTTTACAGGTCACTG GAAAAGATATGAGGATAGTTGTCTATGGTTTTCGACCTGGAACCAAACAG AGACGTGCTGTCGTTGATGCACTATTGAGGTCTAACAAACCAGAGAGAGTATGGGATCTTTATGCTTTTACATGTGGGCCTTCCAAATTCGGTAACGCAAACCCAAAGGAAATATTGCTTAATGAATATTTTCGGCTTCTCGGAAAAAGTTCTCAACAAGCGTCAATGAATATGATTGACGACGGTTCATTCACTCTGTCCAATGAACTTTGGCGGATAACTAACTTGAACTCGAATTATGACTTGTGTCAGAGTTATCCGTTTGCTTTGATGGTTCCAAAATCAATTAG TGATGAAGATCTGATCCAGGCGTCTACTTTTCGGGCAAGATGTCGCTTACCTGTGATCTCGTGGTGTCATCCAG GAAGTGGAGCTGTGATTGCTCGCTCATCACAACCTTTAGTTGGTCTGATGATGAACATTAGGAG TAGTTGTGATGAGAAACTTGTTGCTTCATTTTGCACTCAGTTAGCTGGCCATAAGGGAGCACGAAG GAAGCTTTATATCGTAGATGCAAGACCTAAGAAAAATGCATTAGCAAATGGAGCAATGGGAGGAGGCTCAGAATCAtcttcaaattattttaaatctgAA ATTGTTTTTCTGGGGATAGACAACATACATACAATGAGAGAGAGCTTTTCCCGCCTTAGGGATTATTTAGATATGCATGGTACAACATCGTCAGATGGGACGTCATCATTCTTG AGGCATGGTGCCTCGACGTGGGGTGGAGGTAATCTCAGTAGTATGTCTGCTTCAGTATCCTTGCTCGGAGATAGTAATTGGTTAAGTCACATCCAGAGCATCTTAGCTGGTGTAGCATGGATTGCTGCACGTGTTGCTATGGAGTCAGCATCAGTTCTCGTGCACTGCAG TGATGGATGGGACAGAACAACTCAGCTGACTTCTCTTGCATGTTTATTGCTTGATCCATACTACAGAACATTTTCTGGGTTCCAG GCTCTTGTCGAAAAGGATTGGTTAGCATTTGGTCACCCATTTTCGGATCGGGTGGGAATGCCTAATGTGTCTGAATCTGGTAATTTTGAATTACCAATTCAGTCTTCTTCTGCTCGAAGTTTCCCTTCCTCTCCAGTACAGCAACTTTCAGGATCAGCAATTGCTCAATCTTCTAGCTCTTCATATGGGCCGAACAACTATTCTCCTATATTTTTGCAG TGGCTTGATTGCGTTTCACAGCTGATGCGGATGTATCCTTCTGCGTTCGAGTTTTCTCCG ACTTTCCTGGTAGATTTCATGGACTGCTTGCTTTCATGTCGTTTTGGGAACTTTTTGTGCAATAG TGAAAAAGAGAGGCAGCAGTGTGGGATTTCTGAAACCTGTGGATGTCTTTGGGCCTACTTGGCTGATTTACGTTCCTCCAGTGCAACTTCTCATGTCCATTGTAACCCTTTATATGATCCTTCAAGATATGATGGCCCATTATTACCTCCTGCAGCAGCTCTAGCCCCGACTCTCTGGCCCCAGTTCCATCTCCGGTGGGCCTGCCCTGTGGAACCGAACGCTACAGAAACCGAGGACCAATGTAGAGCCATGGCTGTTAAGTATTCAGAAATGAAGAAG gagaaagaagaagcagaaaggaAGGTAGATGAGTTATCTTCTGCAGTGGAGTCATTGAGCGAAGAGTTAGTGACCGAGAGAGACATAAGCCGCATAGCTAGAGAATCAGCAAAGAGAGCTACAAAAGAGTGTGCCGTCATATCACGAGCTCTGCAGTCACTTGGCTGCAAAGTTAAATTCACAAAGAACGGAGATTGCACAGTTGAAGTAGAAGATGGGGCGCAGAAATGTTCTCACTCAATTTCCCAAAAACCATCTGAGGACAACACAACAGATGTCTCAGAATCTATCTCATCGGTGACTGAACAGAATGTGTGTGAAGCATTGTGTCCGTTGCGGACAAGAGAAGGAATGTGTCGAAGGCCTGATGCAGGTTGTGCTCAGATCGGGAGCCAATTTCTTGGGTTAAAAACAAACTTTGAAGCGTTTGAGAAACTCTCCATCCAAGAAGGCTATTTCGC